In the Chryseobacterium sp. MYb264 genome, one interval contains:
- a CDS encoding DUF2314 domain-containing protein — protein MEENTFIFTDGADPKMIEAYQKAQDTFKYFWRELSWEYRRIIPAMSLACVKTSFSEKHPETGEETVEHMWINDIDFNGDTVKGYLINEPNNLSSIQAGDYFEIPLNEISDWLFAMTPPAKKPKGLSKLFSSSEERIPKAYGGFTIHKMRADMKSDQEIQEHDAMWGLDFGDFNHIEVVYEQTEHPENLTEHPMSKNMKESFITFLKDYPNELTNVDDEGLSMLHRETIAGNLSSVEVLLESGADKDLKTNNGKTALDYAKQLNWEHLIPILQN, from the coding sequence ATGGAAGAAAACACGTTCATCTTCACGGACGGCGCCGATCCTAAAATGATTGAAGCTTACCAAAAAGCGCAGGATACTTTTAAATATTTCTGGAGAGAACTGTCCTGGGAATACAGAAGAATAATTCCGGCGATGAGCCTTGCCTGTGTAAAAACTTCTTTTTCTGAAAAACATCCCGAAACCGGAGAAGAAACCGTTGAACATATGTGGATCAATGATATTGATTTTAATGGAGATACCGTGAAAGGCTACCTCATTAATGAACCCAATAATCTTAGCAGTATTCAGGCAGGTGATTATTTTGAAATTCCTTTGAATGAGATCAGCGACTGGCTTTTCGCAATGACGCCACCTGCTAAAAAACCCAAAGGTCTTTCCAAATTATTTTCGTCTTCAGAAGAGCGGATTCCAAAAGCATACGGAGGATTTACAATTCATAAAATGCGCGCCGATATGAAGTCTGACCAAGAAATCCAAGAGCACGATGCCATGTGGGGGCTTGATTTTGGAGATTTTAATCATATTGAAGTGGTTTACGAGCAAACGGAACATCCTGAAAACCTGACTGAACATCCGATGAGCAAGAATATGAAGGAAAGTTTTATTACTTTTTTAAAAGATTATCCGAATGAACTGACAAATGTAGATGATGAAGGATTATCAATGCTCCATAGAGAAACCATTGCCGGAAATCTAAGCTCTGTAGAAGTTCTTCTGGAATCCGGTGCTGATAAAGATTTAAAAACAAACAACGGAAAAACAGCTTTAGATTACGCTAAACAGCTGAATTGGGAACATCTGATCCCTATTTTGCAGAATTAA
- a CDS encoding T9SS type A sorting domain-containing protein, giving the protein MRKLLFSAALFTASLSFGQITLEHTFPQDEIFANYSNDTELYYCSQNENTPSIKIYNSDFALLKTLNLTIPTGYTYTSFPEDYQYPISKYLFNTNDKLEFIVFYQNLNGPASKMQIIDEDGIIIKDFPGEYRMEYLKIYHDPIDNVNKLQARNEITAQTEVYTLPTSVLANKEIMNAKNKLVAFPNPAKTTLKVTNPKNNFNKVEVFDVTGKLVLAQSFSNSEETISLHVENLTTGNYIYKIGNLSSKFIKE; this is encoded by the coding sequence ATGAGAAAACTTTTATTTTCTGCTGCTCTATTCACAGCGAGCCTATCTTTTGGACAAATCACCTTGGAACACACCTTTCCTCAGGATGAAATTTTTGCAAATTACAGCAATGATACCGAGCTATATTACTGCTCTCAGAATGAAAATACACCATCTATCAAAATTTACAATTCTGATTTCGCTCTTTTAAAAACATTAAATCTAACGATACCTACAGGCTATACCTATACTTCTTTCCCTGAAGATTATCAATATCCTATTTCCAAGTATTTATTCAATACAAATGACAAACTGGAGTTTATCGTATTCTACCAAAATCTCAATGGCCCGGCAAGTAAAATGCAGATCATTGATGAAGATGGAATCATTATTAAAGATTTTCCCGGAGAATACAGAATGGAATATCTTAAAATCTACCATGACCCTATTGACAATGTGAATAAATTACAGGCTCGTAACGAAATTACAGCGCAAACAGAAGTTTATACTCTACCTACTTCTGTGCTTGCCAATAAGGAAATTATGAATGCCAAAAATAAGTTAGTAGCATTTCCAAATCCTGCAAAAACTACTTTAAAAGTTACAAATCCTAAGAACAACTTTAATAAAGTAGAAGTTTTTGATGTTACGGGAAAACTGGTTTTAGCTCAATCTTTTTCCAACAGTGAAGAAACAATTTCTTTACATGTCGAAAACCTTACTACAGGAAATTATATCTATAAAATTGGTAATTTAAGTTCAAAATTTATTAAAGAATAA
- a CDS encoding Crp/Fnr family transcriptional regulator — protein sequence MKELFDFILRFGNLNPQQKDFIASKATELTLSKEEYFSEAGKVAKQVGFVIEGILRVCYYNNKSEEITKYFIEENNLVVDLESFDNQICSSAYVQAVTDCKMVVFQRKDWLELLQTIVGFDAIVHKIISRALIQKVERRSPLVSEDATTRYLKFLEIYPTAVNRIPLSYVASYLGVTQSSLSRIRKNITL from the coding sequence ATGAAAGAATTGTTTGATTTTATCCTGAGATTCGGGAACCTGAACCCACAACAGAAGGATTTCATTGCCAGTAAAGCAACAGAATTAACACTTTCCAAGGAAGAATATTTTTCTGAAGCCGGAAAAGTGGCCAAACAGGTAGGATTTGTGATTGAAGGAATTCTTAGAGTCTGTTACTATAACAATAAAAGTGAAGAAATCACCAAATATTTTATTGAAGAGAACAATCTGGTGGTAGATCTTGAAAGTTTTGATAATCAAATTTGTTCAAGTGCCTATGTCCAGGCCGTAACAGATTGCAAGATGGTTGTTTTTCAAAGAAAAGACTGGCTGGAATTATTACAAACCATTGTAGGGTTTGATGCCATTGTTCATAAAATTATTTCACGAGCTTTGATTCAGAAAGTGGAAAGAAGAAGTCCATTGGTTTCGGAAGATGCGACAACGCGGTATTTGAAATTTTTAGAGATCTATCCTACAGCGGTCAACAGAATTCCGCTTTCATATGTTGCCTCTTATCTGGGCGTGACGCAATCTTCCTTAAGCAGAATCAGGAAGAATATTACATTGTAG
- a CDS encoding SDR family oxidoreductase: protein MKTVLITGANRSIGLETAKQLSEKGLFIYLGSRDLAKGEEVVKDLVEKGYQNIKAIEIDVTNPESISKAKNSIENEKEKLDILINNAGVLGAIPQTATEGSVENIREVFETNFFGVINVTQAFLDLLKKSDSPRISNITSGLGSLTLHSDPKWKYYHVKNAAYGPSKSALNAYTIVLAYELRDLPFKVNVIDPGYTATDFNGHNGPGSVESAASFIIKHTLTGENAPTGQYFSNDIEDEIGISPW from the coding sequence ATGAAAACAGTACTTATTACCGGAGCCAACAGAAGTATTGGTCTGGAAACCGCAAAGCAACTTTCAGAAAAGGGATTATTCATTTATTTAGGAAGCCGAGATCTTGCAAAAGGTGAAGAAGTCGTAAAAGATTTAGTTGAAAAAGGATATCAAAATATTAAAGCAATTGAAATCGACGTTACCAACCCAGAATCAATTTCAAAAGCAAAAAATAGTATTGAAAACGAGAAAGAAAAATTAGATATTCTGATCAATAATGCAGGAGTGTTAGGTGCTATTCCTCAAACCGCGACCGAAGGTTCCGTAGAAAATATCAGAGAGGTTTTTGAGACCAATTTCTTTGGAGTTATCAATGTTACTCAGGCATTTTTAGATTTGCTTAAAAAATCGGACAGTCCGAGAATCAGTAATATTACTTCAGGATTGGGTTCCTTAACACTACACAGCGATCCGAAATGGAAGTATTATCATGTGAAAAATGCTGCTTACGGACCCTCAAAATCCGCATTGAATGCTTATACCATCGTTCTTGCGTATGAATTAAGAGATTTGCCTTTCAAAGTAAATGTCATCGACCCCGGTTATACGGCCACCGATTTCAACGGCCATAACGGACCAGGCTCTGTAGAAAGTGCAGCCTCTTTTATCATCAAACATACATTAACCGGTGAAAATGCCCCCACCGGACAGTATTTCAGTAATGATATTGAGGATGAAATTGGAATTAGCCCTTGGTAG
- a CDS encoding RagB/SusD family nutrient uptake outer membrane protein has product MKFINNKTLLISGLSVLSILSSCEREDLEKDPTESASEELVTSNIENLTVALNGMHRNMYYRQNSSQGQNGNTGVMIYMDVMGEDMVFPSTGNNWFVSTLRWLDSNNATSSNLFYPYDFYYGQIRIANIILKATPNVVAAQSDKDKVMGEAYAFRAFSYFMLTQIYAKRYVAGTTNSQLGVPLRLDNSWNPIPRSSVEEVYTSINSDLENAYTLLSGKSRTNKSHFNENVVRGLMARVALVQGKYSNAATYAKQARQGFNLMSNAEYMSGFNSYDISEWIWGYKPTEATTDFFGNFMAYMSRNYNSTQIRQAPKVVNNLLYSKFPTTDVRTQLIDPTGEHPELNLPATFNLFPYTSKKFLSVDNTGNIDSDTSLGDIPFMRSAEMYLIEAEALAKDGREAESKVVFNEFTKNRNPSYTGATTTGANYITEVLTSRRLELWGEGFRFLDLKRLDLPLDRTGANHVSSVTNNLSTVPAGDKRWTWLIPQAEINASQGLVVQNEL; this is encoded by the coding sequence ATGAAATTTATCAATAATAAAACACTTTTAATTTCAGGACTTTCTGTGTTAAGTATTCTTTCTTCATGTGAAAGGGAAGATTTAGAAAAGGACCCTACAGAGTCCGCTAGTGAAGAACTCGTAACTTCAAATATTGAAAATCTTACGGTTGCATTAAATGGAATGCACAGAAATATGTATTACAGACAGAACTCCAGCCAAGGGCAAAATGGAAATACGGGAGTTATGATCTATATGGATGTAATGGGAGAAGATATGGTTTTTCCTTCTACAGGAAATAACTGGTTTGTATCTACTCTGAGATGGCTGGATAGTAATAATGCAACTTCGAGTAATTTATTTTATCCTTATGATTTTTATTATGGACAGATAAGAATTGCGAATATTATTTTAAAGGCTACACCGAATGTTGTTGCTGCACAGAGTGATAAAGATAAGGTGATGGGTGAGGCATATGCTTTCAGAGCATTTTCGTATTTTATGCTTACTCAGATTTATGCGAAGAGATATGTGGCGGGGACTACAAATTCACAGCTAGGTGTACCTTTGAGACTTGATAATTCTTGGAATCCAATACCTAGATCTTCTGTCGAAGAGGTTTATACATCTATTAATTCAGATTTAGAAAATGCTTATACTCTTTTATCTGGGAAATCAAGAACTAATAAGTCTCATTTTAATGAGAATGTAGTAAGAGGATTAATGGCGAGAGTTGCTTTAGTACAAGGCAAATATTCTAATGCAGCAACTTATGCAAAACAAGCGAGACAAGGTTTTAATCTGATGAGTAATGCGGAATATATGTCAGGTTTTAATTCTTATGATATTTCAGAATGGATTTGGGGATATAAACCGACTGAAGCTACTACTGATTTCTTTGGTAATTTTATGGCGTATATGTCTAGAAATTATAATTCAACACAGATAAGACAGGCACCTAAGGTCGTAAATAATTTGTTGTACTCAAAATTTCCTACAACGGACGTTAGAACTCAGCTTATAGATCCTACAGGTGAGCATCCAGAATTAAATCTGCCCGCTACCTTTAATTTATTTCCTTATACTTCCAAAAAGTTTCTTTCTGTAGATAATACCGGAAATATAGACAGTGATACAAGTTTAGGAGATATTCCGTTTATGAGATCTGCGGAAATGTATCTGATAGAAGCAGAAGCATTAGCTAAAGATGGTAGAGAGGCCGAATCTAAAGTAGTATTTAACGAATTTACAAAAAATAGAAATCCTTCCTATACCGGAGCTACAACAACTGGAGCCAACTACATAACTGAAGTTCTTACGAGTAGAAGATTAGAACTTTGGGGTGAAGGTTTTAGATTTCTGGATTTAAAAAGACTAGACCTACCTTTGGACAGGACTGGTGCAAATCATGTGTCTTCGGTTACGAATAATTTAAGTACAGTACCTGCTGGAGATAAGAGATGGACATGGCTAATTCCACAAGCAGAAATTAATGCTTCTCAAGGCCTTGTTGTACAAAATGAATTGTAG
- a CDS encoding SusC/RagA family TonB-linked outer membrane protein: MKYLLNYVNMNVKLKVLSTAVVFFTGQSVMAQIDSTRTKTKDIDEVIIVAYGTQKKGTVTGSNVQVDSKQIENRPISNVLQALDGAGAGIQIAAGSGQPGEGSSIRIRGTGSYLVSNEPLIIVDGVPFPGDLNSLNPNDIESLSVLKDASSTALYGSSAANGVIMVTTKRGKKNSSRFTLSSSTGIVSRFVQEYDRVGPADYYVLAWEAMRNGRRTSFPTESLATSNLWATNNLISGNLKTNVYNVANNQLVIDGVLNPDARLKYNDFDWASPLINVGLRQDHSISFSGGTDKSTLFSSLGYTKEDGYVAKSDFERINLRINADSQVREWLKIGTSLNGSITNQGLAVNGADNNSSYANPYAWTRGMGPIYSPYQHDPVTGERLYDLDGNVLYDNGALRGPDAAVGRNVVWETLLNSDRTNGYNLQSNVYAEFKLLPELKFRTNGAYNFNGTLNKTYGNNLIGDALGIGSASRTMYLTRDFTWNQILTYDKHFGSHAVTVLGGHENFSYKRDYLYGYKRNQVLDNFYELGNFIENTTSNSYLRERTKESWFSRVNYNYEEKYLVEGSIRWDASSRFATDVRWQSFWSAGAGWVISKENFLKDSKFLNFLKLRGSYGEVGNDALDSNYAYQTQFSFNYNNGSEPGVLLTKVGDPLVTWETKAQSDVAVEFELLNRRVRGTVEYYNSETKDLLFPFQTPINGGIPGNSIDQNVGNLVNKGYEITLSADIIKKQNLKWTVSVYGTSYKNKITRLSQEEFINGTKKLMVGKDMYAFWLRSWYGVDSADGSPLFVLDQDLYPNTAASDVRTVNGVLVTTNQNKAKYEYHGSAIPDFFGNFSTTLNFRNWEFAASFNYQIGGKIYDSNYASLMDAYPQGGASHVDVKNRWTTPGQITDVPVLNSVTATASGAASSRWLVDASYLMLRNASIGYNFNPEIVKSVGINNLKLFVSGENLWVTSKRKGLEPYSTFNGTVTNRYSPARIITFGLSTTF; encoded by the coding sequence ATGAAATATTTATTAAATTATGTTAATATGAATGTGAAATTAAAAGTGTTATCAACCGCTGTTGTTTTTTTTACAGGCCAATCTGTAATGGCACAGATCGATTCAACAAGGACAAAGACGAAGGATATTGATGAAGTGATCATTGTTGCATACGGTACGCAGAAAAAAGGTACTGTAACTGGATCTAATGTTCAGGTAGATTCTAAACAGATTGAAAATCGCCCTATTTCCAATGTTTTGCAAGCGCTTGACGGTGCAGGTGCGGGTATTCAGATCGCGGCAGGTTCTGGTCAGCCTGGTGAAGGGTCTTCCATCAGAATTAGAGGAACAGGTTCTTATCTTGTTTCCAACGAGCCTTTGATTATTGTAGATGGGGTTCCTTTTCCCGGAGATCTTAACTCGTTAAATCCTAATGATATTGAAAGTTTGTCGGTTTTGAAAGATGCTTCTTCAACGGCTCTTTACGGGTCGAGTGCTGCAAATGGTGTTATTATGGTAACCACTAAAAGAGGAAAAAAGAATTCTTCTCGATTTACACTTAGTTCAAGTACGGGTATTGTGAGCAGATTTGTGCAGGAATATGATAGAGTTGGCCCTGCGGATTATTATGTGCTTGCTTGGGAGGCTATGCGTAATGGAAGACGAACGAGTTTTCCTACTGAATCATTAGCAACTTCGAATCTTTGGGCAACAAATAATTTGATTTCAGGAAATTTGAAAACGAATGTGTATAATGTTGCAAATAATCAATTGGTTATTGATGGTGTGCTCAATCCCGATGCTAGATTAAAGTACAATGATTTTGATTGGGCAAGCCCATTGATAAATGTAGGACTTAGGCAAGATCACAGCATAAGTTTTTCAGGGGGAACTGACAAGAGTACTTTATTTAGTTCATTAGGGTACACAAAAGAAGATGGATATGTGGCTAAGTCAGATTTTGAGCGTATAAATTTAAGAATCAATGCAGATTCTCAAGTAAGAGAGTGGCTTAAAATAGGAACAAGCTTAAACGGAAGCATTACCAATCAGGGGCTTGCGGTGAATGGTGCTGATAATAATTCTTCTTATGCGAATCCTTATGCATGGACCCGTGGGATGGGACCTATTTATAGTCCTTATCAGCATGACCCTGTAACAGGAGAAAGACTATATGATCTTGATGGAAATGTTTTATATGATAATGGTGCTTTAAGAGGACCCGATGCTGCTGTTGGAAGAAATGTTGTTTGGGAAACTTTATTAAATAGTGATAGAACAAACGGATACAACCTTCAATCTAATGTGTATGCAGAATTTAAACTGTTGCCAGAGTTAAAATTCAGGACTAATGGAGCTTATAATTTTAATGGTACTTTAAATAAGACCTATGGAAATAATTTAATTGGTGATGCATTGGGAATTGGTTCTGCTTCCAGAACAATGTACTTGACAAGAGATTTTACATGGAACCAGATTCTAACCTACGATAAGCATTTTGGAAGTCATGCAGTAACTGTTTTAGGAGGTCATGAAAATTTTAGTTATAAAAGAGATTATCTTTATGGCTATAAGAGAAATCAGGTACTAGATAATTTTTATGAACTGGGCAACTTTATAGAGAATACAACGAGTAACTCTTACCTTAGAGAAAGGACAAAAGAAAGCTGGTTTTCGAGAGTCAATTATAATTATGAAGAAAAATATCTTGTTGAAGGGTCAATAAGATGGGATGCTTCTTCTCGTTTTGCGACGGATGTCAGATGGCAGTCGTTTTGGTCTGCAGGAGCAGGGTGGGTAATTTCAAAAGAAAATTTCTTAAAGGACAGCAAGTTTTTGAATTTTTTAAAGTTAAGAGGATCTTATGGTGAAGTGGGTAATGATGCTCTGGATTCCAATTATGCATATCAAACTCAATTCTCTTTCAATTATAATAATGGCAGTGAACCAGGAGTATTATTAACTAAAGTAGGAGATCCACTTGTTACTTGGGAAACTAAAGCACAATCGGATGTGGCTGTTGAATTTGAATTACTTAACAGAAGAGTACGCGGTACTGTTGAATATTACAATTCGGAAACAAAAGATTTACTTTTTCCATTTCAAACACCTATAAACGGGGGAATACCAGGAAATAGTATCGATCAAAATGTGGGGAACTTAGTGAATAAAGGCTATGAAATTACCCTAAGTGCAGATATTATAAAAAAACAAAATCTGAAATGGACGGTCTCCGTGTATGGTACATCATATAAAAATAAAATTACCCGTCTTTCTCAGGAAGAGTTTATTAATGGGACCAAAAAATTAATGGTAGGTAAGGATATGTATGCGTTTTGGTTGAGATCGTGGTATGGAGTAGACTCTGCTGATGGATCACCATTGTTTGTTTTAGATCAGGATCTTTATCCTAATACTGCAGCCTCGGATGTACGAACGGTAAATGGAGTATTGGTAACGACTAATCAGAATAAAGCGAAGTATGAGTATCATGGCTCTGCAATCCCTGATTTTTTTGGTAATTTTTCTACTACTTTGAACTTTAGAAATTGGGAGTTCGCTGCCTCATTTAATTATCAGATTGGAGGTAAGATTTATGATTCTAATTATGCAAGCTTAATGGATGCCTATCCACAAGGTGGTGCCTCTCATGTTGATGTTAAAAATAGATGGACTACTCCAGGGCAAATTACTGATGTACCTGTTTTAAATTCTGTGACGGCAACAGCTTCAGGAGCTGCCTCGTCAAGATGGTTGGTGGATGCTAGTTATTTGATGTTAAGAAATGCTTCTATAGGATATAATTTTAATCCAGAGATTGTAAAATCTGTAGGAATTAACAACTTAAAACTATTTGTAAGCGGAGAAAACCTTTGGGTAACAAGTAAAAGAAAAGGACTGGAGCCATATTCTACTTTCAATGGTACTGTTACCAATAGATATTCACCGGCAAGAATTATCACTTTCGGTTTAAGTACAACTTTTTAA
- a CDS encoding SDR family NAD(P)-dependent oxidoreductase, whose translation METKKVWFVTGASKGLGFELVKKLLSEGFYVAATSRNVDSLISAISETSAYFLPLNVNITDNNDVKSAIEKTVQHFGKIDVIVNNAGYGQLGTLEELTDEEARANYEVNVFGSLNVIRNAMPYLREQKSGNIFNISSIGGYSGNFPGWGIYCSTKFAVAGFTEALAEEARLFGVHATVVYPGYFRTDFLNKDSVRTPANSIKAYESARHSESAHLNEINGNQPNDPEKAAEALIAMSKEQNPPVHFLLGIETQEFLSNKIDAITKDAKAWESLTVSTGI comes from the coding sequence ATGGAAACAAAAAAAGTATGGTTCGTGACAGGAGCTTCAAAAGGGTTAGGATTTGAATTGGTGAAGAAATTACTATCAGAAGGATTTTATGTGGCAGCAACAAGCCGTAATGTTGATTCTTTAATCTCTGCAATCAGCGAAACTTCAGCGTATTTTTTACCGCTAAACGTAAATATCACCGATAACAATGACGTAAAATCGGCCATTGAAAAGACAGTACAACACTTCGGAAAAATAGATGTGATTGTCAACAACGCAGGTTATGGGCAATTGGGAACTCTGGAAGAACTTACTGATGAGGAAGCAAGAGCCAATTATGAGGTAAATGTTTTCGGAAGCTTAAACGTCATTAGAAACGCGATGCCTTATCTTCGCGAGCAAAAATCAGGTAACATCTTCAATATATCATCAATTGGAGGATATTCAGGGAACTTTCCGGGTTGGGGAATCTACTGTTCTACAAAATTCGCGGTTGCCGGATTTACAGAAGCTTTGGCGGAAGAAGCAAGATTATTCGGAGTTCATGCAACGGTTGTTTATCCCGGATATTTCCGTACAGATTTCTTGAATAAGGATTCTGTGAGAACACCCGCCAATTCCATCAAAGCTTATGAATCTGCAAGACATTCTGAAAGTGCTCACCTTAACGAGATCAACGGAAATCAACCTAACGATCCTGAAAAAGCAGCAGAAGCACTGATTGCAATGAGTAAAGAGCAGAATCCTCCGGTTCATTTTTTATTAGGAATTGAAACTCAAGAATTTTTAAGTAACAAAATCGATGCGATTACTAAAGATGCAAAGGCTTGGGAAAGCCTGACGGTTTCTACAGGGATTTAA